The Hemitrygon akajei chromosome 23, sHemAka1.3, whole genome shotgun sequence genome includes a window with the following:
- the rpp30 gene encoding ribonuclease P protein subunit p30 gives MACFADLNIINVGDRKRMQTIIETAAHLGYSTVAINHVVDFQQKGQEITNPVSITELFPSPPIVQGKSKPIKILTRLTLIASDVSHYNQLRTACPQTTPYDIIAVEPKTEKLFHVACMTLDVDLICIQGIAKLPFRITRPPVNGAIARGIYFEITYFPAINDSTLRRYTISNGICLINVCKGKNIIVSSATEEFLGLRGPYDISNFGMLFGLSEGDAKAAISTNCRAVLLHGQTRKTALGVIYTTRKVTATEDREEGRPCSKKARTESNR, from the exons ATGGCGTGTTTCGCAGATTTAAATATTATCAATGTGGGTGATAGAAAACGAATGCAAACTATAATAGAAACTGCGGCGCATC TTGGTTATTCGACAGTTGCAATTAATCACGTGGTTGATTTTCAACAGAAAGGGCAG GAAATTACAAATCCAGTATCCATTACAGAGCTATTTCCATCTCCACCTATTGTGCAG GGAAAATCGAAACCAATTAAAATTCTGACCAGACTTACTTTGATTGCGTCTGATGTTTCACATTACAATCAATTG AGAACTGCTTGCCCTCAGACGACGCCCTATGATATTATAGCTGTGGAACCCAAAACAGAAAAGTTGTTTCAT GTGGCTTGTATGACTTTAGATGTTGACCTAATTTGTATTCAAGGGATCGCAAAACTACCATTCCGTATTACCCGGCCTCCTGTGAACGGG GCTATTGCAAGAGGAATCTATTTTGAAATAACATATTTTCCTGCTATTAATGATTCCACACTAAGAAGATACACCATTTCAAATGGAATCTGCCTGATAAATGTATGCAAAGGAAAG AATATAATTGTGTCAAGTGCAACTGAAGAG tttttgGGACTGAGAGGACCATAtgatatttctaactt TGGAATGCTTTTTGGCCTATCTGAAGGAGATGCCAAAGCTGCTATATCAACAAACTGCAGAGCTGTCCTTCTGCATGGAC AAACCAGGAAAACTGCATTAGGTGTGATCTACACTACAAGAAAAGTTACAGCAACTGAAGATAGAGAAGAAGGAAGGCCTTGTTCCAAGAAAGCCAGGACTGAAAGTAACCGATGA